From a region of the Rhodococcus sp. 4CII genome:
- a CDS encoding ammonium transporter encodes MKLRRVVTASALVVSIFTAGSALATADPVEPQGQIGYETRVEDRAVVTKIDAGAFVVSSDGQSVALEDAAGNSVLSLPLAYRLDDLQFPFDEKVSEDGRTLTLTPVTDRARATPIADADLPLNDVASVEENTRAQANFGQQLTLATAVGGLAGTVVGGAIGLVGLIAGPVALATVPVFAAVGAIAGTVLIGGPTLVIAGIQLAQTLTAPDGTTIWAKNDKSAK; translated from the coding sequence ATGAAGTTGCGTCGAGTCGTTACGGCATCGGCTTTGGTGGTGAGTATCTTCACCGCGGGATCGGCGCTTGCAACTGCTGATCCGGTTGAGCCTCAGGGGCAGATCGGCTACGAGACTCGTGTGGAGGACCGTGCCGTCGTCACCAAGATCGACGCCGGTGCATTCGTCGTGTCGTCGGATGGTCAGTCCGTTGCGCTCGAAGATGCAGCAGGTAATTCCGTCCTCTCGCTTCCGCTCGCCTACCGGTTGGACGATCTGCAGTTCCCGTTCGACGAGAAGGTCAGCGAAGACGGCAGAACTCTCACGCTGACGCCGGTTACCGATCGCGCCAGGGCCACGCCGATCGCAGACGCCGATCTCCCGCTCAATGACGTGGCCTCTGTGGAGGAGAACACGAGGGCGCAGGCGAACTTTGGCCAGCAGCTCACGCTGGCGACCGCAGTGGGTGGCCTGGCGGGAACCGTCGTCGGAGGCGCGATCGGGTTGGTCGGCCTGATTGCAGGGCCCGTAGCGCTGGCAACCGTCCCCGTATTTGCGGCAGTGGGGGCGATCGCTGGAACCGTTCTCATCGGTGGGCCGACTCTTGTCATCGCGGGCATCCAGCTCGCCCAGACCTTGACGGCGCCCGATGGCACCACCATCTGGGCGAAGAACGACAAGAGCGCGAAGTAG
- a CDS encoding (Fe-S)-binding protein, with amino-acid sequence MNALTITLGTIGVLLSLVCWFSFITGAWKMVNVVRIGQSAPDRWRPFFPRFKQMCIEFIAHTRMTKFRTVGWAHWLVMVGFMLGAIVWFEAYGQTFDPEFHWPLVGNTAVYHFIDEILGLGTVIGITTLIVIRQLNHPRVPARLSRFGGSDFRAAYFVEAVVLIEGLGMIFVKAGKIATYGHSNPWTDFFTMNLAKLLPASPNMVAVFAFIKLMSGMIWLYVVGRNITWGVAWHRFAAFFNIYFKREDDGDVALGAAKPMMSGGKPINMEDADPDTDTFGAGNIEDFSWKGWLDFSTCTECGRCQSQCPAWNTGKPLSPKLLITSLRDHGFAKAPYLLAGGRKDMGGDEVGLVNGDGAVDEAKLAAIPEAARQEAERKLVGETVEGELAPVIDAETLWSCTNCGACVEQCPVDIEHVDHIIDMRRYQVLIESEFPSELAGLFKNLENKGNPWGQNSKDRLNWISEMDFDIPVFGQDADSFEDYEYLFWVGCAGAYEDRAKKTTKAVAELLATAGVKFMVLGADETCTGDSARRAGNEFLFQQLAMQNIELLNSVFDGVEQRKRKIVVTCAHCFNALGNEYPEVGGEYEVVHHTQLLNRLVRQKKLIPVASVSEDITYHDPCFLGRHNKVYDAPRELMEASGAKLKEMPRHGERSMCCGAGGARMWMEENIGKRINIDRVDEALSTDPKKIATGCPFCRVMLTDGVTARQESGQGEGVEVVDVAQLMLSSITRLEPEKLTENIKVIPREKPATPVAAEAKAEVVEKERVEEVEEAAATPAATEAPAGKGLAMKGLAKAPGAKAPGAKAPGKGLGMAGGAKAPGAKKAAPAPAEAAEAEAPEAEAPKPKGLGLASGAKAPGGKGLQMKGAAKAPGAKAAAPAADAPAAAAPAAETPVQDAPAAKPKGLGLASGAKAPGKGLQMKGKAKAPGAKAAPADVPAEPAVSEPPVAEPPVADTAATPDAPAAEAPKAPPVAKAGGLGFKSGAKAPGARKSAPKAAAPKTEAPAAEAPQAEAPKTEEPKVEAPKVEESNGDGSNGAAQAPPQAKPGGLGFKAGAKAPGRKS; translated from the coding sequence ATGAATGCCCTGACGATCACGTTGGGCACCATCGGCGTGCTGCTGAGCCTCGTATGTTGGTTCTCCTTCATCACAGGCGCATGGAAGATGGTCAACGTCGTCCGGATCGGCCAGTCGGCCCCGGACAGATGGCGTCCCTTCTTCCCGCGCTTCAAGCAGATGTGCATCGAGTTCATCGCGCACACCCGCATGACCAAGTTCCGCACCGTCGGCTGGGCTCACTGGCTGGTCATGGTCGGATTCATGCTCGGAGCGATCGTCTGGTTCGAGGCCTACGGGCAGACGTTCGACCCGGAGTTCCACTGGCCGCTGGTCGGTAACACCGCCGTCTACCACTTCATCGACGAGATCCTCGGGCTCGGCACGGTCATCGGCATCACCACGCTGATCGTGATCCGCCAGCTCAACCACCCGCGGGTTCCCGCGCGGCTGTCCCGGTTCGGCGGATCCGACTTCCGGGCCGCCTACTTCGTCGAGGCCGTCGTCCTCATCGAGGGCCTGGGCATGATCTTCGTGAAGGCCGGCAAGATCGCCACCTACGGCCACTCCAACCCGTGGACCGACTTCTTCACCATGAACCTCGCGAAGCTGCTGCCCGCGAGCCCGAACATGGTCGCGGTGTTCGCGTTCATCAAGCTGATGTCCGGCATGATCTGGCTCTACGTCGTCGGCCGCAACATCACCTGGGGTGTCGCCTGGCACCGGTTCGCGGCCTTCTTCAACATCTACTTCAAGCGCGAGGACGACGGCGACGTCGCCCTCGGCGCGGCCAAGCCCATGATGTCCGGTGGCAAGCCCATCAACATGGAGGACGCCGACCCGGACACCGACACGTTCGGCGCAGGCAACATCGAGGACTTCTCCTGGAAGGGCTGGCTGGACTTCTCCACCTGCACCGAGTGCGGTCGATGCCAGTCGCAGTGCCCGGCCTGGAACACCGGCAAGCCACTGTCCCCGAAGCTGCTCATCACCTCGCTGCGCGACCACGGTTTCGCGAAAGCTCCGTACCTGCTGGCAGGTGGACGCAAGGACATGGGCGGCGACGAGGTCGGCCTGGTGAACGGCGACGGCGCCGTGGACGAGGCCAAGCTCGCCGCGATCCCCGAGGCCGCACGCCAGGAGGCGGAGCGGAAGCTGGTGGGCGAGACCGTCGAAGGCGAGCTGGCTCCGGTCATCGACGCCGAGACGCTGTGGAGCTGCACCAACTGTGGCGCGTGCGTCGAGCAGTGCCCCGTCGACATCGAGCACGTCGACCACATCATCGACATGCGCCGCTACCAGGTGCTCATCGAGTCGGAGTTCCCGTCCGAGCTGGCCGGCCTGTTCAAGAACCTCGAGAACAAGGGCAACCCCTGGGGTCAGAACTCCAAGGACCGTCTCAACTGGATCAGCGAGATGGACTTCGACATCCCGGTGTTCGGCCAGGATGCAGACAGCTTCGAGGATTACGAGTACCTATTCTGGGTCGGTTGCGCCGGCGCCTACGAGGACCGCGCGAAGAAGACCACCAAGGCCGTCGCGGAATTGCTCGCCACCGCGGGCGTGAAGTTCATGGTGCTCGGCGCCGACGAGACGTGCACCGGTGACTCGGCTCGCCGTGCAGGCAACGAGTTCCTGTTCCAGCAGCTCGCCATGCAGAACATCGAGTTGCTGAACTCGGTCTTCGACGGCGTCGAGCAGCGCAAGCGCAAGATCGTCGTCACCTGCGCGCACTGCTTCAACGCGCTCGGCAACGAATACCCGGAGGTCGGCGGCGAGTACGAGGTGGTTCACCACACCCAGCTGCTCAACCGCCTGGTCCGCCAGAAGAAGCTGATTCCCGTCGCGTCCGTCAGCGAAGACATCACCTACCACGACCCGTGCTTCCTCGGACGCCACAACAAGGTGTACGACGCTCCCCGCGAGCTGATGGAAGCCTCCGGCGCGAAGCTGAAGGAAATGCCGCGTCACGGCGAACGGTCCATGTGCTGCGGTGCCGGTGGCGCCCGCATGTGGATGGAAGAGAACATCGGCAAGCGCATCAACATCGACCGGGTCGACGAGGCGCTCAGCACGGATCCGAAGAAGATCGCGACCGGCTGCCCGTTCTGCCGCGTCATGCTCACCGACGGTGTCACCGCTCGCCAGGAGTCGGGCCAGGGCGAGGGCGTCGAGGTCGTGGACGTCGCCCAGCTGATGCTCTCGTCCATCACGCGTCTCGAACCCGAGAAGCTGACCGAGAACATCAAGGTCATCCCCCGCGAGAAGCCGGCCACACCCGTGGCAGCGGAGGCAAAGGCCGAGGTGGTGGAGAAGGAGCGCGTCGAAGAGGTCGAGGAGGCCGCCGCGACGCCGGCCGCCACCGAAGCTCCGGCGGGCAAGGGTCTGGCCATGAAGGGCCTGGCCAAGGCACCCGGCGCGAAAGCTCCGGGAGCGAAGGCTCCGGGCAAGGGTCTCGGCATGGCGGGTGGGGCGAAGGCTCCCGGCGCCAAGAAGGCCGCTCCCGCTCCGGCCGAGGCTGCCGAAGCAGAGGCTCCCGAGGCGGAGGCACCCAAGCCGAAGGGTCTCGGGCTCGCCAGCGGCGCGAAGGCACCGGGCGGCAAGGGTCTGCAGATGAAGGGTGCCGCCAAGGCTCCCGGCGCGAAGGCCGCCGCTCCGGCTGCCGACGCACCGGCCGCAGCAGCTCCCGCAGCGGAAACCCCTGTTCAGGACGCTCCCGCGGCGAAGCCGAAGGGACTCGGGCTCGCGTCCGGGGCCAAGGCTCCCGGTAAGGGACTGCAGATGAAGGGCAAGGCGAAGGCTCCCGGCGCGAAGGCCGCTCCCGCGGACGTACCGGCCGAGCCGGCGGTTTCCGAGCCCCCGGTTGCCGAGCCTCCGGTCGCCGACACCGCTGCAACTCCGGATGCCCCGGCTGCGGAGGCGCCGAAGGCTCCCCCGGTGGCAAAGGCCGGTGGACTGGGTTTCAAGAGCGGCGCCAAGGCTCCCGGAGCCCGCAAGTCGGCTCCCAAGGCTGCGGCACCGAAGACCGAGGCTCCGGCAGCCGAAGCACCACAGGCGGAGGCACCAAAGACTGAAGAGCCGAAGGTCGAAGCTCCGAAGGTCGAGGAGTCGAACGGCGACGGGTCGAACGGCGCGGCGCAAGCCCCGCCGCAGGCCAAGCCCGGCGGACTCGGTTTCAAGGCCGGCGCGAAAGCGCCGGGCCGCAAGAGCTAG
- a CDS encoding Hsp70 family protein, translated as MRTSMGISMGSDSFVSAQMLEESPARAENHDGFSVVQQSAELVLSSSSAPALGARRAGPIPQGSIVFRDFTDRVGDPVPVIGDDGTRTPAVQLVATALDCLVRGRTPALDHVVVAAPSGWSGYAVEELEDEIGRWGLLQNRTVTVIPETTAALAWISRVERLDDYTTLLLCDVGAHSVDLTVVARRGADFGVVRSTRSTDFSGDHADRLLTGHVVGLVQNSHPDFDVDDPAHRAASTELASRCRTAKERLSHDTSAVVTVELPGIRRQIRVMRSEFEDAIRAPLTRVVNTVARELERLSDAGTPADAVILLGGGAAVPLVTELLSTAADVPLVFAPEPASASARGAAVIAERAALQLSGSRVTTSRVTTPGPRVRPPAPPRPIATAASSRVLPPSASVGLPTARVAPVVVVPTTAPRKQKSGIRGWMVAASVAALVLLGAGAAATQLIGQDDSSSVTTTTTTSSVEQASSADDAAQDDDVQQYTVQSQAPAQPMGGGGPGRAGTGPR; from the coding sequence ATGCGGACATCGATGGGGATCAGTATGGGGTCCGACTCGTTCGTGTCCGCACAGATGCTGGAGGAATCGCCGGCGCGCGCCGAGAACCACGACGGCTTCTCCGTAGTGCAGCAGTCGGCGGAACTCGTGCTCTCGTCGAGCAGCGCACCCGCTCTCGGAGCACGCCGTGCCGGACCGATTCCTCAGGGCAGCATCGTGTTCCGCGACTTCACCGACAGGGTCGGTGATCCCGTTCCGGTGATCGGCGACGACGGCACCCGGACGCCGGCAGTGCAACTCGTCGCTACCGCCCTCGACTGCCTCGTTCGAGGCCGCACGCCGGCACTCGATCACGTGGTGGTCGCGGCGCCGTCGGGTTGGTCCGGATACGCGGTCGAAGAACTCGAAGACGAGATCGGCCGCTGGGGTCTGCTGCAGAACCGCACGGTCACGGTGATTCCCGAAACCACGGCGGCACTGGCATGGATCTCCCGGGTCGAGCGACTCGACGACTACACGACGCTGCTGCTGTGCGACGTCGGCGCCCATTCCGTCGACCTGACCGTGGTCGCGAGGCGCGGTGCCGACTTCGGGGTGGTCCGATCGACGCGGAGCACCGACTTCAGCGGAGACCACGCCGACCGGCTCCTGACCGGGCACGTCGTCGGGCTCGTGCAGAACTCACACCCGGATTTCGATGTCGACGATCCCGCGCACCGCGCCGCGTCGACCGAATTGGCGTCCCGTTGCCGGACAGCGAAGGAGCGGTTGTCGCACGACACCTCGGCGGTGGTGACCGTGGAACTTCCCGGAATACGACGCCAGATACGGGTGATGCGTTCCGAATTCGAGGACGCCATCCGCGCGCCCCTGACCCGGGTGGTGAACACGGTGGCACGTGAACTCGAACGACTTTCCGACGCAGGCACCCCCGCGGACGCCGTAATCCTCCTCGGCGGCGGGGCCGCCGTCCCACTCGTGACCGAACTGCTCTCGACGGCCGCGGACGTGCCGCTCGTGTTCGCTCCCGAGCCGGCGTCCGCCTCCGCCCGCGGTGCTGCGGTCATCGCGGAGCGTGCCGCCCTCCAGCTGTCGGGCTCGCGCGTGACGACATCGCGCGTGACAACCCCGGGACCACGGGTGAGGCCGCCGGCGCCGCCGCGGCCGATTGCGACCGCGGCGTCGTCGCGGGTGCTGCCTCCGTCCGCGTCGGTCGGGTTGCCGACCGCACGTGTGGCACCGGTCGTCGTGGTACCGACCACGGCGCCGCGGAAGCAGAAGTCCGGGATCCGGGGGTGGATGGTGGCGGCGAGCGTCGCCGCGCTCGTACTCCTGGGCGCCGGAGCGGCGGCGACGCAACTGATCGGCCAGGACGATTCGTCCTCGGTCACGACGACCACGACAACCTCGTCCGTCGAACAAGCGTCGTCCGCAGACGACGCCGCGCAGGACGACGATGTACAGCAATACACCGTGCAGAGCCAGGCGCCCGCTCAGCCGATGGGCGGCGGAGGGCCGGGCCGTGCCGGAACCGGGCCCCGTTAG